One part of the Homalodisca vitripennis isolate AUS2020 unplaced genomic scaffold, UT_GWSS_2.1 ScUCBcl_3992;HRSCAF=9861, whole genome shotgun sequence genome encodes these proteins:
- the LOC124372769 gene encoding uncharacterized protein LOC124372769, with the protein MLGNSELAEQGDVRVVDIEPETFWNFMKCVYGGSSVVIPKLSFCDSVNLLYVVEKYLVTEIKPTVVSHILDLLPKDFDNIFFAISNSFCYSHEKIRKLTMEILGTKMDQIVSSKKFLQLSAEALLLIVETDCSNISEPSVWEAVVKWAKHTTDSDDGEVLRKQILPHLKFIRFCTFTCEEFCEKVVPTGILTCEEVNEICKFFGTRSTIMLKSVSDSVDSRCKMEVNKTFVYTVNDIKNLPTEQESPKFFFENYLWNISLRKNGWNLGDFGFFLKCKGYSEDCWSINLNFKFILFNQEGKPNFMRHIRNTFNQNKRISGLSSFYPWDKLMDDSNGFVKDNTIIVMVHMKPEP; encoded by the coding sequence ATGCTAGGTAACAGTGAATTGGCTGAACAGGGAGATGTGAGAGTCGTAGATATTGAGCCTGAAACTTTCTGGAATTTCATGAAATGTGTTTATGGAGGCAGTAGTGTTGTGATCCCAAAACTTTCGTTTTGTGACAGTGTCAATTTGCTTTACGTAGTGGAAAAGTACTTAGTTACAGAGATAAAACCAACAGTTGTGTCACATATTCTAGACTTGCTTCCAAAGGACTTTgacaatatattttttgcaatttcaaattcattttgtTATTCACATGAGAAAATAAGGAAATTGACTATGGAAATTTTGGGAACCAAAATGGACCAAATTGTTTCTTCCAAAAAGTTTCTGCAGCTTAGTGCTGAAGCACTGTTGTTAATTGTAGAAACAGACTGTTCTAATATAAGTGAACCCAGTGTTTGGGAGGCTGTGGTCAAGTGGGCAAAACACACTACAGATTCAGACGATGGAGAGGTTTTGAGAAAGCAAATACTTCCACATCTGAAATTTATACGTTTCTGCACTTTCACCTGTGAAGAATTTTGTGAAAAAGTAGTCCCGACTGGCATACTGACTTGTGAAGAAGTGAATGAAATATGTAAGTTTTTTGGTACTAGAAGTACAATAATGCTAAAAAGTGTTTCTGATTCAGTTGATTCTCGATGTAAAATGGAAgtcaataaaacatttgtttatactgTAAATGATATTAAAAACCTGCCTACTGAACAAGAATCTCCCAAATTCTTTTTCGAGAATTACTTATGGAATATATCTTTGAGAAAAAATGGATGGAACTTAGGTGACTTCGGTTTTTTTCTGAAATGTAAAGGATACTCAGAAGATTGTTGGtcgattaatttaaattttaaatttattctttttaaccaAGAAGGCAAGCCAAATTTTATGAGACacataagaaatacatttaaccAAAATAAACGTATCAGTGGGTTAAGCTCATTCTATCCTTGGGATAAACTGATGGATGATTCAAATGGATTTGTAAAAGATAACACTATTATTGTTATGGTGCATATGAAGCCTGAACCATAA